Proteins encoded together in one Shewanella acanthi window:
- the hda gene encoding DnaA inactivator Hda — MPLNSPLQLSLPVYLPDDETFNSYYPAAGNDELIQKLRANAEGSGNAAIYVWGPIKSGRTHLMHAACAHANELDRRSFYLPLGIHASISTALLEGLEQLDLICIDDVDAIAGHPVWEEAIFDLYNRVSENKKCALVVSGRSAPADAGFLLPDLVSRMQWGLNYQLQPMADDEKLAALQRRAAMRGLQLPEDVGRFLLNRMARDLRTLFDVLDKLDKASLVHQRKLTIPFAKEMLHL; from the coding sequence GTGCCATTAAACTCACCGTTACAACTTTCATTGCCGGTATATTTACCCGACGATGAAACCTTTAACAGTTATTACCCTGCAGCGGGTAATGACGAGCTAATTCAAAAATTACGTGCCAATGCCGAAGGTTCTGGTAATGCTGCCATTTATGTTTGGGGGCCAATCAAATCTGGTCGAACCCATTTAATGCATGCTGCCTGTGCCCATGCCAATGAGCTTGACCGTCGCAGTTTTTATTTGCCCCTTGGTATTCATGCCAGTATTTCTACCGCGCTGCTGGAAGGCCTAGAACAACTCGACCTTATTTGTATCGATGATGTTGATGCCATTGCGGGCCATCCCGTGTGGGAAGAGGCTATTTTTGACCTGTATAACCGCGTCTCGGAAAATAAAAAGTGTGCCCTAGTGGTCAGTGGTCGTTCTGCACCCGCCGATGCCGGCTTTTTATTGCCCGATTTAGTGTCCAGAATGCAGTGGGGGCTAAACTATCAATTACAGCCTATGGCGGATGATGAAAAGCTTGCGGCGTTGCAGCGCCGCGCGGCGATGCGTGGTTTACAGTTGCCCGAAGATGTGGGCCGCTTTTTACTGAATCGGATGGCGCGGGATCTTCGTACTCTTTTCGATGTGCTCGATAAGCTCGATAAAGCCTCACTAGTGCACCAACGTAAATTGACCATCCCATTTGCTAAGGAAATGCTTCACCTTTAG
- a CDS encoding DUF2069 domain-containing protein, with translation MSTSTLLTLSRLGYLALVLLLGGWFIGQGINGEYSLLFSLLWLVPLFLPLRGILKGNPYTYAWASFILCLYMLHGLTLLYVTVTARAFAFIEVLLITLLLIAFPFYARLRGRELGLGLKKKSTKTQD, from the coding sequence ATGAGCACAAGCACCCTGCTAACCCTAAGCCGCTTAGGCTATCTAGCCCTCGTACTTCTTCTTGGAGGATGGTTTATTGGTCAAGGCATCAATGGTGAATATTCCTTGCTATTCAGTCTATTGTGGCTAGTTCCTCTATTTCTGCCCCTTCGCGGTATTTTAAAGGGCAATCCCTATACTTACGCTTGGGCAAGTTTTATCCTTTGTTTGTATATGCTCCATGGTCTCACCTTGCTATATGTAACTGTGACTGCCCGTGCGTTCGCGTTCATTGAAGTGTTACTCATTACCCTGCTGCTCATAGCTTTCCCATTCTATGCCCGCCTTCGGGGGCGTGAATTAGGATTAGGGTTAAAGAAAAAGTCAACGAAAACGCAGGACTAA
- the arsC gene encoding arsenate reductase (glutaredoxin) (This arsenate reductase requires both glutathione and glutaredoxin to convert arsenate to arsenite, after which the efflux transporter formed by ArsA and ArsB can extrude the arsenite from the cell, providing resistance.) has product MTQATIYHNPRCSKSRETLALLEQQGCQITVVEYLKAVPSADDIRTLLTKLNLTARQLMRTKEDEYKELGLADANLSEEALIEAMIATPKLIERPIVLANDKAVIGRPPENVLTIL; this is encoded by the coding sequence ATGACTCAAGCGACGATTTACCATAACCCACGCTGTTCTAAAAGCCGTGAAACCTTAGCACTACTCGAACAGCAAGGGTGCCAAATCACGGTCGTGGAGTACCTGAAAGCTGTGCCCTCCGCCGACGATATTCGTACACTATTGACCAAACTCAATTTGACCGCCCGCCAACTGATGCGAACCAAAGAAGACGAGTATAAAGAGCTAGGACTTGCCGACGCCAATTTGAGTGAAGAAGCCTTGATCGAGGCTATGATTGCTACTCCAAAATTAATTGAACGTCCAATTGTGCTGGCAAATGATAAAGCGGTTATTGGTCGTCCACCTGAGAATGTGTTAACAATTCTCTGA
- a CDS encoding M48 family metalloprotease — protein sequence MRNSTFLTRCKPFALSLLSLMMLGSTAKSFANNDLPDLGTAAVNTFSLEKETVYGDAYMRVIRSSAPMLNDPVLSQYLTEIGNRLVAHATGVKTPFYFFLLQVDEINAFAFFGGHVAVHTGLFLNADNESELASVLAHEITHVTQRHLARSLEAQQKTGPAAVAGMLGAILLTLAVPQAGMAALATTQALATQSKINYTRLHEKEADRIGMQILVDAGFDPNASANFFGKLASRYRFTTTPPQMLLTHPLPESRITEARDRAHQYPLKYVPDSLNFQLAKARIQVRFSSFNDQAVLGLFEKQLSSQNYGFKEAALYGKALALFRLKRFTESEKIIDELLKVDSDNLFFLDTKTDLLNERREYARGITLLEAQRKMKPTSQVINANLANLYIEADQPAKAIPLLEDMIFLDKQNQLPYQLLNLAYKKLGNQGMEYYSNAEIMALGANYKGAIDQLNFAYRASENNPLQMARIEARIRQFKQADKAMDAFK from the coding sequence TTGCGCAACTCGACGTTTTTGACCCGATGTAAACCCTTTGCCCTGAGCCTGTTATCACTCATGATGCTCGGTAGCACTGCAAAGAGTTTTGCCAATAACGACTTACCTGATCTCGGTACTGCTGCGGTTAATACCTTCAGCCTCGAAAAAGAAACGGTCTACGGTGATGCCTATATGCGCGTCATTCGATCTTCGGCGCCAATGCTTAACGATCCGGTTTTGAGTCAATATCTTACCGAGATTGGCAACAGGTTGGTTGCCCATGCGACTGGCGTAAAAACCCCCTTTTATTTCTTCCTGTTACAGGTCGATGAAATTAACGCCTTCGCCTTCTTTGGCGGCCATGTGGCGGTGCACACAGGACTCTTTCTCAATGCTGATAATGAGAGTGAGCTTGCATCGGTACTCGCCCACGAAATCACCCACGTTACACAACGTCATTTAGCTCGCTCCCTCGAAGCACAACAAAAAACCGGTCCCGCGGCTGTTGCCGGTATGCTTGGCGCAATTTTATTAACCCTTGCGGTTCCACAGGCGGGTATGGCCGCGCTGGCGACGACCCAAGCGTTGGCCACGCAGTCGAAAATCAATTACACCCGTCTGCATGAGAAAGAAGCTGACCGGATTGGCATGCAAATTCTGGTCGATGCCGGTTTTGACCCCAATGCATCGGCAAACTTCTTTGGTAAACTCGCCAGCCGTTATCGTTTTACAACGACACCACCTCAGATGTTACTGACTCACCCTTTACCAGAATCACGAATTACTGAAGCGCGAGACAGAGCACATCAATATCCATTGAAATACGTACCTGATTCTTTGAACTTTCAATTAGCTAAAGCACGTATTCAGGTTCGTTTTTCGAGCTTTAACGACCAGGCTGTATTGGGGCTGTTTGAAAAGCAATTAAGTAGTCAAAACTATGGTTTTAAAGAAGCGGCGCTTTACGGTAAGGCATTAGCCCTGTTTCGTTTAAAGCGATTCACTGAATCGGAAAAGATTATCGACGAGCTATTAAAAGTTGACTCGGATAATCTGTTCTTTCTCGATACTAAGACCGACCTATTAAACGAACGTAGGGAATACGCGCGGGGGATTACCTTGCTTGAAGCCCAACGAAAAATGAAGCCGACTTCACAGGTCATTAATGCCAACTTAGCAAACCTCTATATTGAAGCTGATCAGCCCGCGAAGGCGATTCCCCTACTTGAGGATATGATTTTCCTCGATAAGCAGAACCAATTGCCCTATCAATTGCTCAATCTCGCATACAAAAAATTAGGCAATCAGGGAATGGAGTATTACTCGAATGCCGAAATCATGGCGCTGGGTGCAAACTATAAGGGCGCCATCGATCAGCTTAACTTTGCCTACCGAGCATCCGAGAATAATCCCCTACAAATGGCGCGAATCGAAGCCCGAATTCGCCAATTTAAGCAGGCGGATAAAGCCATGGATGCCTTTAAATAG
- a CDS encoding sulfurtransferase TusA family protein produces the protein MIFIDFTADRCPVPLVKLKLAVKAIDVGDSLHVQLSDSGSRQDVPTFFKNQGHSVEIIQDDENRLCIVITKSR, from the coding sequence ATGATTTTTATCGACTTCACAGCGGATCGCTGCCCAGTTCCCCTCGTTAAACTCAAGTTGGCTGTCAAGGCTATTGATGTTGGCGATAGCTTGCATGTACAACTCTCTGACTCCGGCTCCCGCCAAGATGTTCCCACATTTTTTAAAAATCAGGGCCACAGTGTTGAAATTATTCAGGACGATGAAAATCGGTTGTGCATAGTGATCACAAAATCGCGCTGA
- a CDS encoding AI-2E family transporter has product MFTFFSRWYQERFSDPQAITLLAILVGLALILYFAGDLLAPLLVALVLAFLLEWPVAQMLRVGINRTMGASIVLVVFLGLVAFLTLGVIPSVWRQGVSLLTDLPNMIDKGLQTLQGLVTQYPQFVSTEQLDLMVSELKKLLDTQHLLDIVKQLIGYSASLLVLMVYAILVPLLVFFFLKDKDLLIKGSKRFFPANRQLARKVWFEMHQQIFNYIRGKVIEIVIVGAASYIFFIFMGLRYSALLGVLTGLSVLIPYVGATLVTLPIILVAFFQWGFSSEFTYLIVGYGIIQALDGNLLVPVLFSDAVDLHPVIIIAAVLVFGGLWGVWGVFFAIPLASLVKAVINVWPKTEIDSEFDAQLEAKI; this is encoded by the coding sequence ATGTTTACTTTTTTCTCCCGTTGGTACCAAGAACGCTTTAGCGATCCCCAGGCCATTACACTCCTTGCCATTTTGGTGGGGTTAGCCCTTATTCTTTACTTTGCAGGTGATTTACTGGCGCCATTGTTGGTGGCGTTAGTGCTGGCTTTTTTACTTGAATGGCCCGTGGCGCAAATGCTGCGAGTGGGCATTAATCGCACTATGGGCGCATCCATCGTGTTGGTGGTGTTCTTGGGATTAGTGGCATTTTTAACCCTAGGGGTGATTCCGAGTGTTTGGCGCCAGGGCGTGAGTCTATTGACTGACTTGCCCAACATGATTGATAAGGGGCTACAGACCCTGCAGGGATTAGTTACCCAATACCCACAGTTTGTGAGTACCGAGCAGCTCGATTTAATGGTTTCCGAGCTTAAAAAACTGCTCGATACCCAGCATTTACTCGATATTGTTAAACAGTTGATTGGTTACTCAGCATCACTATTGGTTCTGATGGTCTACGCGATTTTGGTGCCGTTATTGGTGTTCTTTTTCTTAAAGGATAAAGACCTGCTCATTAAAGGTAGTAAGCGTTTTTTTCCTGCTAATAGGCAACTTGCCCGCAAGGTTTGGTTTGAGATGCACCAACAAATTTTTAACTACATCCGCGGCAAAGTGATTGAAATTGTGATTGTAGGGGCCGCGAGCTATATCTTCTTCATCTTTATGGGGCTGCGATATTCGGCATTACTTGGGGTATTAACGGGGCTCTCGGTGTTGATCCCCTACGTGGGGGCGACGCTGGTGACACTGCCAATTATTTTGGTGGCCTTTTTTCAATGGGGATTTAGTTCAGAATTTACTTATCTTATTGTCGGCTACGGCATTATTCAGGCGCTGGATGGAAACTTATTGGTGCCGGTTCTGTTCTCCGACGCGGTGGATTTACATCCGGTGATTATCATTGCAGCGGTATTAGTGTTCGGCGGGCTTTGGGGCGTCTGGGGAGTGTTTTTCGCTATTCCCTTAGCTTCGCTGGTAAAAGCTGTAATCAATGTCTGGCCCAAAACGGAAATTGATAGCGAATTTGATGCTCAATTGGAAGCTAAGATTTAA